The candidate division KSB1 bacterium sequence GCCCATGCCTGATTGACCTGCACGTCTTCCCGCCAGAGTTGGCCATCGCTGGCGATTGAGCGGCTGAATTTTTCCATCAAGGCCGCCGGGCCGGTGCCAAAACGGCCGGCCCAGACTTTCGCCGCGATTTTGCCTGCCTGCTTGTGCTTCAGCTTCTGCCTCGAATTCTTTTTCATGAAGACTGTTTCTCATCCTCTTCACATCCGTGCCTGCCCGCGGCGTGGCACGGCAGTTTTTGCGGGCATGCGGCGGCGACGCCCATCCTGCCATGCCCGCGGCAGTCACCCGTGCAGCGGAAACAGGGAGGCGTCAAGGAGGGATGCCCGGGGCTGCAGGAATTCCCGGCAGAATGGGCAGGAAGCAGCATGCCACTGATGCCCGATGAAACATGCCGTGTGCTGACCGGCTGCGAGGCCGGCGATCTGCCGGCGCGTGCCGCCTAGTCCCGCTTGAACTTGCTGTAATCCGGATGCCGATACTCGCTCATGCCGGTGCCTTCGATGTCGATCAGGGCCTTGACCTTCAAGGGCAGGCCGAAAAGATTGATGAAGCCTTCCGCATCCTTTTGGTTGTAGACATCATCCTCGCCGAAGGTGGCGTAATCTTCGCGATAAAGCGAGTACGGTGATTTGCGGCCCTCGATGATGACGTTGCCCTTGTAGAGTTTCAGGCGCACGGTTCCGGTGACCTTTTCCTGGGTTTTCTGAATGAAAGCATCGAGCGCCTGGCGCACCGGCGTGTACCACTGGCCGTTGTAAATGAGTTCGGCATAGCGCGGCGCCAGCATTTCCTTCATGCGCAGCAACTGGCTGGTGAGCACCAGGCTTTCCAGCTCACGATGGGCGGCATAGAGAATCGTGCCGCCGGGCGTCTCATAGACACCGCGCGACTTCATGCCGACCAGGCGGTTTTCCACCATGTCCACACGGCCGATGCCGTTGGCGCCGCCCAGCCGGTTCAACGCGGTTAAGAGAGCCACGGGCGAGAGGGCTTCACCGTTGAGTGCAACTGGCTCACCTTTCTCGAAGTCCAGGGTGATCACGGTGGGACGGTCGGGCGCTTCTTCCGGGCTGACGGTCAGGCTGAAGACGGCCGGTGGTGCGGCGTGCCAGGGGTCTTCCAATTCGCCGCCTTCGCTGGAGCGGTGCCAGAGGTTTTGATCGTGGCTGTAGATTTTGCCGAGCGAGGCGCTGATGGGAATTTTTCTTTCATGAGCATAGCGAATGGCATCTTCGCGCGAGCGAATGTTCCATTCGCGCCAGGGGGCAATCACGCGCAATTTGGGGTTGAGCGCCTTGTAGGTCAATTCGAAGCGGACCTGGTCGTTGCCCTTGCCGGTGCAACCGTGCGCCACCGCATCCGCCCCCTCCTTCTCGGCAATCAGGACCTGATGTTTGGCAATCAACGGCCGGGCGAAGGAGGTGCCGAGCAGGTATTTGCCTTCATAAACGGCATTCGCTTTCAAAGTGGGATAGATGAAATCGCGCACGAACTCTTCCCGCAAGTCTTCAATGTAAATCTTGCTGGCGCCGGTTTTGATGGCTTTCTCCTCGAGTCCTTCCAGTTCGTCGCCCTGGCCGATGTTGGCGGTGTAGGCGATCACCTCGCAGCCATAGTTTTCTTTGAGCCAGGGGATGATGATCGAGGTGTCCAGACCACCGGAATAGGAGAGCACGACTTTGCGAACACGATGAGGCATTGCAGGCATTCCTTTCTGTGTGCATTGCGGTGAAATGAAAAGAAAGATGGAGTCATTCAGAGCGGGTGCTGCGGCTGGACCGGGTGAAGATGCCGGTAACGGTTCATCTTCTGTGCCATTGCAGCACGACAACTTCCTGGCGAAGCGGTGTGCGGGTGGCGGTGGCAAGGCGGGTTCGGAACAAGTCGAGAGCGACAACTTCGTAACCCAGGGACCGGGCAATATCCGCCAGCAATCGACCGGTGCGGATCATGACCGGCAAGTACGAGGCCTGAAAGCCAACGACACAAGCCAGGCGCGCACCCGGCTTGCGCACAGGGCGCAATTCCGCGAAATGGCGCGCCATGCCACCGAACTGGAGTTTCGTCACTTTGGCATGAAGCCGCTCAAAACCCGAAGTCTTGTCCATGGCAAGGCGTCGCGGTTCGATCCTCTCCGTCAGGCGCTGGCTTTCCGGCTTGTCAGCCACCCGCGAGCGTCCTCGTCGCTCTTGTCAACCGTGCGGGTATTCGAGCGTATCAGTCGGCGCTTCAGAGCCTGCCATTCATCGCGGCTGGTGAGAAAGCCGGGCGGGAGCGATCTCCACGCGACGCTCGCCCCATGCCGGAGGAGACAGTCTGGCCGGAGAACACACTTTCAACTCAGACCGTCACCGGCAGCAGCGGCTCGAAGCAGGGACGGTGTGGCCGGCAGGCGTCGGCATGAACGGGACAATCATCGGGGCCGAAGACATCCAGCGTTTTCAGGCAGAAGCACGGCGTGTAATCATTGGGATGGTAGGGTGCGTTCGTGCTTGGCCACCCCGGAATGTAATTGGCGCGGGTGCGGAGATTGCCGCAGATTGGCGCCGGCGGCAGATTGCTGTTGGAAGACATGTGTCGCTCCGTGACTCGGGATGAAAAGCGGCGCGCGGCTCCCGCCGGGAAAACGGCGGCGGGAGCCGCGTATCCGCGGGGATCATTTCACGAACAACATTTCACTGTAAATCGGCAACGGCCAGTAATCATCCGGCAGTGCCTTTTCCAGCCGGGCGGCTGCCGCGCGCACCTCGTTCATCGCGGGCATGACATGGTCTCGCATGTGGTAGGCTTTGGAATGCACCGTGTCACCGCCCAGCTCGGCATTGACCACCAGCAGCCTGTCGAGCGCTTCGCGAAAGTCATTGGTGCAGGCGTTGATCTCCTGCAACGTTCTGAGCACACCGGCGGGCGTGAGGCCATTGCGCTTCAGAGTCTCGGCGGTTTGGGAGAGATCATGCAGATAGCGAACCGCCGCCGGCAGAATCATGGTCTGCGCCATCAGGGCGGTGGTCTCGGCCTCGATGTTGATGGTTTTGAAATACTGGTCGAAAAGAATCTCCTCGCGCGCCTCCAGCTCGCGCCGGTTCAACACGCGGTATTTCTCGAACAGCTTCACGTTTTTTTCGTCATGCAGACGCTCGAAAGCATCGAGCGAGTTGCGCAGGTTCCACAGGCCGCGGCGTTCGGCTTCCTGATGCCATTCCGGCGTGTAGTTGTCGCCGTTGAAGATGATGCGCTTGTGGTTGTGGATCACCTCCTTCAAGACGGTGTGCAGGGCCTGTTCGAAGGGCATCTTGTTGTGCAGATGCTTTTCAATGGCGGTGGCCATCTCGTCTATGGCGGCGGCCACGATGGTGTTGAGCACCGTGTTGGGAAAGGAGATCGACTGGCTGGCGCCCACGGCGCGGAATTCGAACTTGTTGCCGGTGAAGGCAAACGGCGAGGTGCGGTTGCGGTCGCCGGCGTGGCGCGGCAGGTGCGGCAACACCGGGCTGCCCAGGCCGAGCAGGTCCTTGGATTTGCTGGCTTCCGGCCGGCCTTTCTCGATTTGTTTGAAAATATCCTCGAGCTGTTCGCCGAGAAACACCGAGATGATCGCCGGCGGCGCTTCATTGGCGCCCAGACGATGATCGTTGCCGGCATGGGCGACACTGGCGCGCAGCAAATCCTGGTATTCGTCCACCGCCTTGATCACGGCCGCACAGAAGAAAAGGAATTGCATGTTGTCGTGCGGCGTTTCGCCCGGATCGAGCAGATTGATGCCGGTGTCGGTGGACATCGACCAGTTGTTGTGTTTGCCGCTGCCATTGATGCCGGCGAACGGCTTCTCGTGCAGCAGACAGACCAGGCCGTATCGGCGCGCGGTATTGCGCATGACCTGCATCATCATCTGTTGATGATCGGCGGCGAGATTGCTGTTCTCGAAAATCGGCGCGATTTCATACTGCGCCGGCGCCACTTCGTTGTGCCGCGTTTTCACCGGCACGCCCAGGCGGTAGAGCTGATACTCGACGTCGGTCATGAAGGCGAGCACACGCTCGGGAATCGAGCCGAAATAATGATCCTCCAGCTCCTGGCCGCGCGGCGGTTTGGCGCCGAACAGCGTGCGGCCGGTGGTTACCAGATCCGGCCGGCGGTAGTAGAACTCCTCATCGATGAGAAAATACTCCTGCTCGGAGCCGACGGTGGTATAAACTTTGTGGACATTCTTCACGCCGAACAGCGCGAGCGCACGCAGCGCCTGCTGATTCAGTGCCTCCATCGAGCGCAGCAGCGGAACCTTGTGATCGAGCGCCTCTCCGGTCCACGAGGCGAATGCCGTGGGAATGCAGAGCGTGGCGCCGTGATGATTCTTCATGATGAAGGCGGGCGAAGTGGGGTCCCAGGCGGTGTAGCCGCGCGCTTCGAAGGTCGCGCGAATGCCGCCGCTTGGAAAGGAGGAGGCATCGGGCTCGCCCTGGATGAGATCCTTGCCGGAAAAACGGGCAATCGCACCGCCCCCGACATTGGGCGTGACAAAACTGTCGTGCTTTTCAGCGGTCAGGCCGGTGAGTGGCTGAAACCAGTGGGTGAAATGGGTCGCCCCATGTTCCACCGCCCATTCTTTCATGGCCAGTGCCACGACATCGGCGAGCTTGGGATCGAGCGGCTGGCCCTTCTCGATCGTTGCCATCAGCGACTGAAACGTCTCCTTGGGCAGTTTGTCGCGCATGACCTCGCTGTTGAAGGTGTGCTCGCCAAAAATGGAGTTGATGTCAGCCGTAAGCTGTTGCGGCGTGCTGCGCATGACCCAATTCTTGGCAGCCGCCACCACGTCATAACGCCGGGCAGAATTCTTGGACACGGGAGAGTCCTCCTAATTGATGATTGTGAATGCAGGTCAAATCCTGTGGCAGGGAAATGATTCACGGATTTTGTGCTGCGTGTCGCGAAACAGGGGGTTGCTATGGTTGGACAGGATTATAAGGGAATTTTTTGACTTTGGAAAGAGGTTTGTTGCGCCCGGTCTCCCCCAAATTGCCGCCGCAGAGGCTTGGCGACTAAGGGCACGATCCGGCACTGCCCGCACTCTCCTGGCGGGGCGTCATTGCCGGTGCCGCGGTCCGGAGCAATTTGGCCGGTCGACACAACCTGACTGCGCCGCACGGCCTTGCACCTTCTGCGGTGCGGCAGCCGCGCCAAGCGGATGATCCCGCCTGTTATCGGAAGGGTGTTCAACATGTTGGGCACAGCGCAGGCGCAACACGGTCTCACGACTTCATCAGTTTTTCCAGCGCCCGCCGGACCATCACTTTGGTGAGCTGAATCTTGTAACCGTTTTGCCGCAGCGGCAGCGCGCCGGCAATTGCCGCCTCGGCGGCTTTGGCGATCACACCGGTCGTGAGCAACTTGCCCTGCAATTCCGCCTCGGCAGCCGGCACGCGCCAGGGGATGGGCGCGACGCCGCCGAGCACAAGGCGGGCCTGCTGGCAGACCCTGCCCTGCATTTGCAGCACGGCGGCCACACTGACGAGGGCAAAATCATGCGACTGTTTTTCACGGAATTTGAGATAGGTGCCGCGTGTGCCCGGTGCCGGCGCGGGAATCTTGATCGCGGTGATCAACTCATTCGGCCCCAGAACCGTCTCGCGCATGAGATTGTCCTGTGGCAGTTGATAAAATTCGCCCACCGCCACGGTGCGGCGGCCGGCGGCATGCAACAATTCCAGTTGCGCCTGCAGAGCCACCAGTGCGGGCGCGGCATCGGAGGGATGGACGATGAAGCTCGGACCACCGCCGAAGATGCAGTGATATTTGTTCAGGCCCTCCACGGCAAAGCACTGCTCGCCGCCCTTTTTCAAACACACGAGATCTTTTTCGCGGAAATACCAGCAGCGCGGCCGCTGGCAGAGATTGCCGCCAATCGTGCCCATGTTGCGCAACTGGGGTGTGGCGATGCTCTCCGCCGCCTCGGCGAGCACGGTAAAATGCCGCCGCACCGCGTCGTTTTCTGCGATTTCGGCAATGGTGGTGAGTGCGCCGATTTCGAGGCCTGCGCCGGCTTTGATGTAGCTCAAGCCCGGAATGCTTTTAAGATTGATCAAACGCTGCGGCCGCACCAGACGCTCTTTCAGCATGTCCAGCAAGTCGGTGCCGCCCGCCAGCAACATGGTTTCCCCCCAACTGCGGCTCAACAACGCCGGCACCGTGTCCAAACTTTTGGGGTTCACCAGCTCAAAATTGAACATGACCCGTTCTCCTGCCACACTCTGCGAGTTTTTTCACCTGCCTGCCATCCGGCTGCGCGATCGGCGGTCACCTCCAGGCGGGCTCAGGCATGCAGCACTGCCAGCACACGCTCGGGCGTCATGGGCAGCTCGCGCGGGCGTTTGCCGGTGGCATGATAAACCGCATTGGCGATTGCAGCCGCGGTGGGGATGGTGGGGGGCTCACCGATGCCGATCACCCCGCGCCCGGGTTGATCATGAATGATCACCTCGATCTTTGGCATCTCCAGCGCGCCGATGATTTTGTAATTCTCGAAGGTGGGATTGATTTGCACGCCGGTGAGCGGATCCATCAGGCGGTCTTCATAAAGCGCATAGGAAAGGCCCTGCACCACGCCACCGATGACCTGGCTTTCCGCAGTGAGACGATTGAGCACCAGGCCGCAATCCTGCACCGCAAGTATGCGCAGCACCGTCACCACCCCGGTTTCAGTATCAACCTCGACTTCTGCAAACTGGCAGCCGGCCACACCCGCAGAGGACAGGCCCTCCGCCCATTCGCCGTGCGTCACCAGCGGCGCCGAGCCCAACAAGGCGCATAGTTGTTTCCAGGGCAGCGCGTTCTGCGGATTGCCCCTGACAAAGGCGCGGCCACCCGCCAGTTGCACCTCGGAACTGGCAACACCAAAGTGCCGGGCAGCCAGCTCCGCGAGTTTATCGCGGGCTTTTTCGGCAACGTTCTTGATGGCCGGCGCAACCGAGGGTGCAGTGGTGCTGCCGCCGCTGGCGCCGGAATAGGGATATTCGGTATCGCCAATCATCGCCTTGACAGAAGCGATCGGCACACCCAATTCTTCCGCAGCCACGGCCGCCACAAACGTGCGGGTGCCGGTTCCAATGTCTTGCGTGCCACAGCGCACTTCAATGCCGCCATCCGGCAGGATGGTCATTTGCGCCTGTGTGCCGCGGCCGCCCGGCCACCACACCGCCGCGCCCAACCCCATGCCGCGCTTGATCCCACCCGGGCTGGCATTGGGCCGTTTCGCCCGCCGGGACCAGCCAAAGCGTTCCGCCGCCATGCGCCATTGCTGTTGCCGGGTTGGGTTGGAATCATTGCGCAGGCGAAAATCCAGCGGATCGAGATTGAGCCGCTCGGCCAGCTCATCCATCACCTGCTCCATGACGAACGAGGCTTGTGGACAACCAGGCGCGCGAAAGGCACGCGCCGCCCCGGCATTGGTGTAAACATCATAATGCTCGACCCGGGAATTGGGCACCTCATAAACCAATGGCAAAGCCGGCCGGGCGTTGTTGCCAATGCCGGCCGTGCCGTAAGTCTTCGCGCTGAACGCAATGAGCTTGCCGTCGCGGGTGGCGCCTGCCTTGACCTCGGCAAGGAGGTTGGGACGATTGCCGGCGCTGATCGAATCCTGCGGCCGTGTCAGCATCAACTTCACCGGTGCACCCGCGGCCCTGGCCAGCCGGGCGGCAATGGCTGAGTAGCGCCCCGCCTGCAGTTTGCTGCCAAAGCCACCCCCCATGTAATCGCAGATCACCCGTACCTTGCTTTGTTCAATATTGAGAAATTTCGCAATGCCCTCGCGGCTGGCATACACGCCCTGGGTGGAGTCCCACACGATCAACTCATCGCCCTCCCATTTTGCCACGCTGCCATGCACTTCCAGGCAGGCGTGCACCTGCACCTGCGTGCGATAACTGCCTTCCACAATGACCGCCGCCTGCGCGAAGCCGGCAGCGAGATCCCCCCTGCTGTCCACCCGCGCCTCACGCCTGTTGCTTTGCTCGGCATATACCCGTGGCGCATCGTCCGCCATCGCCGTTTCCAGATCCACCACAAATGGCAAAAGCTCATACTCTACTTTGATCAAATCCAGGGCTTCAGCGGCGATTTCCGGCGAGACGGCTGCCACTGCCGCCACCTCTTCGCCGGCATAACGCACCGTGCCGGTGGGATGCACATCGGTCAGCACGGCTTTCACCCCCGGCAGCGCCTGCGCGGCACCCGCCGCGAGGCGTTTGATCCTGGCCGCGGCGTAGGGTGAGGACAACAGCGCGCCATACAGCATGCCGGGCAACTTGAGATCATGCGTGTATTTCACGGCACCGGAGGTTTTGCCCGGACCATCCACGCGGGAATAGCCCCTGCCCAGGTAGGTCATCTCATCGAGTGCTTTCCACTTTGCCATGCTCATCCTCGCTTTCCGCCGGCAGATTTCGCCGCTGCCAGCGCGGCTTCAAACACGCGCGGATAGGTACCGCACCGACAAAGATTGCCGGCAACCGCCTGGCGCACCTCCGCCGCCGTGGGATTGGGATTGCGGTCCAACAACGCCCGCACCGACATGACAAAGCCGGGCGTGCAAAAACCGCACATCAGTGCATCCCGGTCAACGAAGGCCTGCTGTACCGGATCGAGTTTGCCGTTTTGCACCAGCCCTTCCACCGTCACGATTTCCCGGCCCGCGGCATCAAGCGCGAGCATCATGCACGCCAGCACCGGCCTGCCATTCAGCAAAACGGTGCAGGCACCACATTCCCCGCGATTGCAGACCTCCTTGCAACCCGTCACCTCGAGCTGGTTGCGCAGCGCTGAAAGCAGCGTGGTGCGCGGCTCAACCGTCAGGCTGCGCCGCTGGCCGTTGACTTTGAGCTGGAGCGGGACGTTGCCGGAGAAAACTTCCACATCCGGAGGCATCGCTGCCGCTTTGGCGCGCAACCCGGTGCTCAAAATCACCGTGCTGACCGCGCCGCCGCCGCTCAACTTCAAAAAGTGCCGCCGCGAAATTTTGGTGGAGGTTTGTCCGGCCGGGGAAGTTTCGGAGGGATCGGGAGTGGGCACCGGGTGCTCGCTATGCTTTTCCATGCTCATTTCCTTTCGCGCAGGGACAAATTTTACCATCGAAGCCCGCGCAATCATATTGAAAAAGTGCGTGAATGTCAAGCGGCTTTGCCCGACCCGCAGCCATGCAACGGCAACAGCAGCGGCCGCCATTGTGGCGGGAATGATCAAAGGGAGAGGGCGAGGAGGAATGACTCGGTTGCGTCTGAGGACATGGTGCAGATCTCTTGTCTGCAGGCAGGAGTGCCCAATGTCACCAACTTTTCAAACAAAGCAAAAACTCTCACGCCAGGAGTTTTTCTGCAGCCACTGCCAAACAACAAGTCTCAGCACCCCAAAATCACACGGGTCATCAGGTTTTCCCTCCTGCTCTTGGTGGCTTGTGTGGTTCAAAAATCTTCGCGGTGACAGTTCCGTGCCCTTTCTGATCTGCCACGGCTTGGCCGTGGCATTCCTGCAGAGAGCCTCCGCAGGATCGTAAGATAACGCCACGGTCAAATCATGGCAGAACGGTTACTCTGCGCGAAGCCCCTGCGGCTTCGCGTCCTTGTATGTTTTGGCTTGTGGATTTTATCGCTTCGAAAAAGTTGGCAGCATTGGGCAGGGGAGCCTGCGCCACTCTCCACGTTGCCGCAAGATTACAAACGGTGAGGAACACCGCCTGCTTGACATTTGACCGCCGGTTTGTTACGTTCTCCAGCCGCCTGCACGAACCGGATGACGCCATGCACCCCCTCTCCTCCCCGCCGATTTCCTTTTTCGTCGATGAGCTTTTTCGCGCTGATTTGGAAAAACTGCCCTGGTCGCACCCGATTACAAGCTGGCGCGCGCTCGGCGTCAGACATTTCAATATCAAACGCGGCCTGGGCCGACACCCAGTGGTGTTCGTGCAAGCCGGCAGCCGCAAATATGTCGTCAAAGAGCTGGGCTTCGAAGTCGCACGCCGCGAAGTGGAGAATTACAAACAAATGCTGCTGCGCGGCCTGCATACTCTCATCCCGGCGGGTTGTGTGGCCCGCGAGGAAGAGCCGCTCGCCGTGTGGACGCCGGTGGGCCGGCAATATCAACGCCATCTCGTCGGCCACACCGTCACCCTGCTCATCGACCATGTGCTGCCGGATTCGCAGTTGTATCGCCGCGCCTTCCACTTCGATAATCGCAAACGCATTTGGGACGCCATCGTCGAGCTGTTTGTCGAGCTGCACAGCAACGGCGTCTATTGGGGGGATGCTTCGCTGGCCAACACCCTGGTCAAATTCATGAAAATCGATATCCCCCACCTCGGCCGCAAGACCCGCTTGAAGGCCTTTTTGGCAGATGCCGAGACGGTCGAGATTCATGCCTCCGTGCCGGATTCCCTGCGCGCGGCGGATTTGGCCTTCTTCCTGGAAGCGATGGATTGGGTGAATGAAGACCTGCGCGCCAGCGGCATGACGCGGGATGAAGTGGCCACGGCGCAGGACAAGGCTTATCTGCGCGAAGCCTACGCGCGCCGCTATGAAGTCGAATTGCAGGGGCGCGCCTTTGAACAGTGCAGCGGCCTGGAAATCGCAAAATATCTGGGGACGGTGCGGGAGCCGGCCTACTTCGACGTCCTGCGCCGGCACATCGAAGAGCACAAGTGGTACCTCAGCGAACGACAACAACACGAAGTCGGCTATGCCGCCGCCGCGCGAGACTGGCTGGAAAACATTTTCATCCCCATGTGCGAGTTGTTCAAGAACGAAGGGTTGCTCGACCTGTTCCCCGGCAAAACCGCGGCCGACCTGTACGTCGAAATCATGAACAACAAATATGTCCTGAGCCGCAAGGCGGGCCGGGATGTGGGCATGCTCCGCGCCGCGCGTGACTATGCCGAACGGTTTGGCGAACACCACCCGGTCGCCATCTTCTGGCGCAGACTGGCCGGCGGCATGCGCAGGATTCTGGGGCAACGAAAAAAAAACGGTTCGCTGCTGATTTGTGTGGACAACGAATGCCTGCTCCGGGACGAAAGGGCGAAGTCCGAGGTGGGCAGCAGATTTTGCGAAATTTGAAAACTCGCCGCTGCCAAGTCGGACTGCACTCATCACGACAAAACAGGCAGAGAGCGGAGCGAGGAAAGGGGCAATGCCAACGATCAGGAGGTATGGTTGGGGCGCGGGGGAGCAGGCAAAAACATGCCGGGCAGCTTCGCCCGACTGTCATCCCCTCTGCCAGATGCCGAGCACATTGCCGTCGGGATCGCTGATCAGTGCAAAACTGCCGCTGGCCTTCTCAGGAGTTTTGCCGCGAATAATCTTCCCGCCCAGTTGCAGCACACGCTCGAGCGTCTGATCGATATCATCGACGCGAATGTAGAGAATGATGCCCTGGCGGCCGGTGTGCCATGGGGAGTGGTAAAAGGCGCCATTGACCTCCTCGCCCGTATCGAAGAGCATATAGTCCTCCTCCACGACGAGATCCAGTTTCCACTCGAACAGCTCGCGGTAAAAGTTCCGGGTTCGGTCAAAGTCCGCGCTGGGGATCTCCACGTGTACGAAGCCGTGGGTCATCACGCTTCTCCGAATGAGGACAGCCGCTCTCCGTGTGTTTCCCCTTGCTGCCGGCCTTTCCCGGCGCCGGCGCGGGCGCGTGTGCCGACAGCGCGCACCGGGCCAGGCCGAAGGTCCACTTACTCCTCGAGGTGGTTCACCAGGCGATTCTCGCGGCGTGTCCGGCGCAGGCGCAGGCGCGCCGCGGCCAGCTCCAGAATGCGATGCACCATGGCGCCGTAATCGTAGCCGATCGTCTGTGCCGCCATGGGCAGGACGGATTCGGGATCGAGATCGGGGTTGGGATTGACATCGAGCACCATTGGCGCGCCGTTCCACAAACGGATGTCCATGCGGGCATAATCGCGGCAGCGCATGGCGCGATAGGCCGCCACTGCGGCTTCCTGCAACAGGCGCAGCAGGGGCTCATCCACCGGCGCCGGACACAGCCATTTGATGCCGTTCCAGCCGTCGGAGTTGGGATCGAATTTGGATTCGAAGGTATAAAGCCGGTCGTGTATGTCGGAATAGCGTGAATAGTCCAGCTCCACCGGCGGCAGAACTTCGAGCTTGCGATTGCCCCACACGGCGACGTGAAATTCACGGCCGCCAATGAACGGCTCCACCAGTGCCGGGCCGCCAAACTCGGTTTCAATGCGCCGGATCTGACGCGCCAGCTCCGCGCTCGATTCCACCACCGAGGCGCGCGTGATGCCGTAGCTGCAGTGCTGATTGGCGGGCTTCACCATTGCGGGGTAATACCTCCATTCCTTCACCTGGTGATGCTGCATGGTGTGACCCGGCGGTGTCGGCGCACCGGCATTCAGCAGAATTTTTTTGATGGTGTGCTTGTTTTGGGATTTGGCGAGCGTGCGGGAATTGGCGCCGGTGTACACGAAACCGCGCTGTTCCAGGCCCCTGGCCACCAGTGCATCGGACCACGGAATGTCGGAAAAGCCCTCGCACCAGTTGAAAACAATCCATTCCTCCGGATCGAAACGCGCGAGCGGTTCCAGGTTATCATGAATCTCCACCGCCTCCACGCGCAGCTTTCTGCCCTCCAGGCTCGCGAGCATGTGTTCCACAAGCCGCATCGAATTCGCGCGATCCGCCGCCGGCCAGTTGGGATCGATATTGTAGAGCACGATCACTCGTTCGATGGGTTGGTGTTGCTTGGTCGCCATTCAGCCTCCACCATCTTGTTCATCGGCATACATGCCACGGCCTGATTGAGCGTGCACGCCCAACCGTTGCTGCAGCCCCGGCAAAAATTTTTGCGATGATAGGAATCATTCGCGATAATTGCAAGCAATAAAATGGGAATACGCCCGCGCCGCCGCGATTTTTCCGTCCGGCTACAGCACGATCATCTTCACGGCCGCCAACAACAATATCAGCACGAGCAGCCGGCGCAGGGTGTGCGGCGCAAAACGCCGGCTGCCGAATGCCGCGCCGAGGTAACCGCCGCCCGCCGCCGCCAGCGCCCACCACACAATCGCCCGCGGCAGCGTGGCGGTTTGCGCGAGGTGACCGAACAGACCCGCGATCGAATTCACCAG is a genomic window containing:
- a CDS encoding DUF4032 domain-containing protein; protein product: MHPLSSPPISFFVDELFRADLEKLPWSHPITSWRALGVRHFNIKRGLGRHPVVFVQAGSRKYVVKELGFEVARREVENYKQMLLRGLHTLIPAGCVAREEEPLAVWTPVGRQYQRHLVGHTVTLLIDHVLPDSQLYRRAFHFDNRKRIWDAIVELFVELHSNGVYWGDASLANTLVKFMKIDIPHLGRKTRLKAFLADAETVEIHASVPDSLRAADLAFFLEAMDWVNEDLRASGMTRDEVATAQDKAYLREAYARRYEVELQGRAFEQCSGLEIAKYLGTVREPAYFDVLRRHIEEHKWYLSERQQHEVGYAAAARDWLENIFIPMCELFKNEGLLDLFPGKTAADLYVEIMNNKYVLSRKAGRDVGMLRAARDYAERFGEHHPVAIFWRRLAGGMRRILGQRKKNGSLLICVDNECLLRDERAKSEVGSRFCEI
- a CDS encoding VOC family protein codes for the protein MTHGFVHVEIPSADFDRTRNFYRELFEWKLDLVVEEDYMLFDTGEEVNGAFYHSPWHTGRQGIILYIRVDDIDQTLERVLQLGGKIIRGKTPEKASGSFALISDPDGNVLGIWQRG